A stretch of the Capsicum annuum cultivar UCD-10X-F1 chromosome 10, UCD10Xv1.1, whole genome shotgun sequence genome encodes the following:
- the LOC107852103 gene encoding uncharacterized protein LOC107852103 isoform X1: protein MVAEAMEVGPRKKIWGTWEDLILGGAVIRHGIQNWNVVASELRSRTIRPYDFTPEACKAKYEDLQKRYSGCNAWFEELRKRRVEELKRELEKSESSIGSLLTKIESLKAEKERSSQIDYDGSASHTGSPAALVKLECVESVGKDGITAASVTLDSTRTIFSPEFESHAVTSAKEIDPKLECLESCEPDEVPNICKQAETTYGNGGGALGKRKNGILDGKEGNVGDNVCSISGISSSHCKEASASCDQSIKPFTTEHNKGVLSRLMNDDLMAIFNSIIQNEAALVFMHRRSGQKRSRYKEMIKQHMDIETVRSRLVSCSIRSASELFRDLLLLATNSIIFYLKKTREYKAATALRDIITKTYHDHCKSSYHTATSSLITFSTRGNLPMKPRSARPRPSKFKLQSESCNKVNSFIEILGLDDHKPCDVNSEAPLKSLLAAKKGFKGHRKFECGSVDGTVNQRIRVPGEEGKEDRRPKTPVMEDCRSEVVTDERKRARKGDLQVA from the exons ATGGTGGCAGAAGCAATGGAAGTGGGGCCCAGAAAAAAGATCTGGGGTACGTGGGAGGATCTAATCCTAGGTGGCGCTGTTATTCGGCATGGTATACAAAACTGGAACGTCGTCGCTTCGGAGCTTCGTTCTCGTACTATCCGTCCTTACGACTTTACCCCTGAG GCCTGCAAAGCCAAGTATGAGGATTTACAAAAGCGCTACTCTGGCTGCAA TGCTTGGTTTGAAGAGCTAAGAAAGAGACGAGTTGAAGAACTGAAGCGAGAATTGGAGAAATCTGAAAGCTCAATCGG GTCTCTCCTCACAAAGATTGAAAGCCTGAAGGCTGAGAAAGAACGGTCTTCTCAGATAGATTATGATGGTTCCGCCAGTCACACTGGATCGCCCGCTGCTCTTGTGAAATTAGAATGCGTGGAATCTGTTGGCAAAGATGGCATAACTGCTGCCAGTGTCACGTTAGACAGTACTAGGACCATTTTTTCTCCTGAGTTTGAGAGTCATGCAGTAACATCAGCTAAAGAGATAGATCCAAAGTTAGAATGTCTGGAGTCTTGCGAGCCGGATGAAGTTCCAAATATATGCAAGCAAGCAGAGACTACCTATGGAAATGGAGGAGGGGCTTTGGGAAAAAGGAAAAATGGCATTTTGGATGGTAAAGAAGGGAATGTTGGGGACAATGTGTGTTCAATCAGTGGCATTTCCTCTTCCCACTGTAAAGAAGCATCAGCCAGTTGCGATCAAAGTATTAAGCCTTTTACCACAGAGCATAATAAAGGAGTATTATCCAGGTTGATGAATGACGATTTGATGGCAATTTTTAATTCCATTATACAGAACGAAGCGGCTTTGGTCTTTATGCATCGTCGCAGTGGTCAGAAGAGATCTAGATATAAGGAAATGATCAAGCAGCATATGGATATTGAAACAGTAAGATCAAGGTTAGTCAGTTGTTCCATCAGATCAGCAAGTGAACTCTTCAGAGATTTACTTTTGCTAGCAACAAACTCCAttatattttacttgaagaagacgagAGAATACAAGGCAGCTACCGCCCTCAGAGACATCATAACTAAAACGTATCATGACCATTGTAAAAGCTCTTACCACACTGCTACTTCTTCTCTGATCACATTTTCAACAAGAGGAAATCTGCCTATGAAGCCAAGAAGTGCTCGCCCTCGCCCCTCCAAATTCAAGCTTCAATCCGAGTCTTGCAACAAGGTAAATAGCTTTATTGAGATTCTTGGTCTAGATGATCATAAACCATGTGATGTCAATTCTGAGGCTCCGTTGAAGTCATTGTTAGCTGCTAAGAAAGGGTTCAAGGGACATAGGAAGTTCGAGTGTGGATCGGTTGATGGTACTGTTAATCAAAGGATTAGAGTACCAGGAGAGGAAGGAAAGGAAGATAGACGACCTAAAACTCCGGTTATGGAGGACTGTCGGTCTGAGGTGGTTACGGATGAAAGAAAAAGAGCTCGCAAAGGTGATTTGCAGGTTGC
- the LOC107852103 gene encoding uncharacterized protein LOC107852103 isoform X2, producing MLLHLHGACKAKYEDLQKRYSGCNAWFEELRKRRVEELKRELEKSESSIGSLLTKIESLKAEKERSSQIDYDGSASHTGSPAALVKLECVESVGKDGITAASVTLDSTRTIFSPEFESHAVTSAKEIDPKLECLESCEPDEVPNICKQAETTYGNGGGALGKRKNGILDGKEGNVGDNVCSISGISSSHCKEASASCDQSIKPFTTEHNKGVLSRLMNDDLMAIFNSIIQNEAALVFMHRRSGQKRSRYKEMIKQHMDIETVRSRLVSCSIRSASELFRDLLLLATNSIIFYLKKTREYKAATALRDIITKTYHDHCKSSYHTATSSLITFSTRGNLPMKPRSARPRPSKFKLQSESCNKVNSFIEILGLDDHKPCDVNSEAPLKSLLAAKKGFKGHRKFECGSVDGTVNQRIRVPGEEGKEDRRPKTPVMEDCRSEVVTDERKRARKGDLQVA from the exons ATGTTGCTTCATTTACAcggg GCCTGCAAAGCCAAGTATGAGGATTTACAAAAGCGCTACTCTGGCTGCAA TGCTTGGTTTGAAGAGCTAAGAAAGAGACGAGTTGAAGAACTGAAGCGAGAATTGGAGAAATCTGAAAGCTCAATCGG GTCTCTCCTCACAAAGATTGAAAGCCTGAAGGCTGAGAAAGAACGGTCTTCTCAGATAGATTATGATGGTTCCGCCAGTCACACTGGATCGCCCGCTGCTCTTGTGAAATTAGAATGCGTGGAATCTGTTGGCAAAGATGGCATAACTGCTGCCAGTGTCACGTTAGACAGTACTAGGACCATTTTTTCTCCTGAGTTTGAGAGTCATGCAGTAACATCAGCTAAAGAGATAGATCCAAAGTTAGAATGTCTGGAGTCTTGCGAGCCGGATGAAGTTCCAAATATATGCAAGCAAGCAGAGACTACCTATGGAAATGGAGGAGGGGCTTTGGGAAAAAGGAAAAATGGCATTTTGGATGGTAAAGAAGGGAATGTTGGGGACAATGTGTGTTCAATCAGTGGCATTTCCTCTTCCCACTGTAAAGAAGCATCAGCCAGTTGCGATCAAAGTATTAAGCCTTTTACCACAGAGCATAATAAAGGAGTATTATCCAGGTTGATGAATGACGATTTGATGGCAATTTTTAATTCCATTATACAGAACGAAGCGGCTTTGGTCTTTATGCATCGTCGCAGTGGTCAGAAGAGATCTAGATATAAGGAAATGATCAAGCAGCATATGGATATTGAAACAGTAAGATCAAGGTTAGTCAGTTGTTCCATCAGATCAGCAAGTGAACTCTTCAGAGATTTACTTTTGCTAGCAACAAACTCCAttatattttacttgaagaagacgagAGAATACAAGGCAGCTACCGCCCTCAGAGACATCATAACTAAAACGTATCATGACCATTGTAAAAGCTCTTACCACACTGCTACTTCTTCTCTGATCACATTTTCAACAAGAGGAAATCTGCCTATGAAGCCAAGAAGTGCTCGCCCTCGCCCCTCCAAATTCAAGCTTCAATCCGAGTCTTGCAACAAGGTAAATAGCTTTATTGAGATTCTTGGTCTAGATGATCATAAACCATGTGATGTCAATTCTGAGGCTCCGTTGAAGTCATTGTTAGCTGCTAAGAAAGGGTTCAAGGGACATAGGAAGTTCGAGTGTGGATCGGTTGATGGTACTGTTAATCAAAGGATTAGAGTACCAGGAGAGGAAGGAAAGGAAGATAGACGACCTAAAACTCCGGTTATGGAGGACTGTCGGTCTGAGGTGGTTACGGATGAAAGAAAAAGAGCTCGCAAAGGTGATTTGCAGGTTGC